A part of Aminivibrio pyruvatiphilus genomic DNA contains:
- a CDS encoding methyl-accepting chemotaxis protein — MRIRLGLQGKVTLFVLSSVLLVFVVIIGSVTYINRRESMEQARQLSLSLSREYAKEMKLQFESALEVARTLVHFLEGAVENGTADREQARQILRVTLEKNPRFLGIWSCWEPDAFDGKDRDFAGTEDHDASGRFIPYWYRNEGGIVFEPLADYDVPGENDYYTIPMRRGRETILEPYEEDQLGGKKVLVTSLVVPAISQGKALGVVGVDILMDSIHPITSQLKLYDTGFGRLISHDGIVASHKEPERVGDLAGETQQPGGDAFLRRIQAGESWFGEEWSAAVNSMTLKAFAPVHIGDTGTPWSFGSVILEEEVMASSRRLLRITVLLAGIGILAVVAAVWLIARWIAKPVRKVGELAGRARQGDLTILREEFGISSRDEIGEMADALSEMIASQATAVLSIRKVAEAVSAMAESLAVLSGDTNTSVEQVRSSLEQVIELSESNSASIEETTAGVQEVAGSAQSMSKAAAEGSVAGEKAGKTAVAAGRKVNEVVRELGMAGEKTMTNAEVIGRLAAAVNDIAGFVGVIVSIADQTNLLALNAAIEAARAGEAGRGFAVVAEEVRKLAEESNKAAGEVSKLIASLESSTRGAVGVTEETGTIMKEMITRAQQAGTELQGALEEIDRVIRAIASVAAASEEQAASSGEMASAMDQVTQGTMRISGLIHKIADASEKTAKASEGVSNQAREMRSRGEELLSQIRHFKVRESGSVAVHRNGGKRLPAGPGERVRGRGKLRPR; from the coding sequence ATGAGAATTCGGTTGGGGCTTCAGGGAAAAGTCACGTTGTTCGTCCTCTCTTCGGTGCTTCTGGTTTTTGTCGTCATTATCGGCTCGGTCACTTACATCAACCGCCGGGAGAGCATGGAACAGGCACGGCAGCTGTCTCTTTCCCTTTCGAGAGAGTATGCCAAGGAGATGAAACTTCAGTTCGAATCGGCCCTGGAGGTCGCCCGAACATTGGTGCACTTCCTCGAAGGCGCAGTGGAGAACGGCACGGCAGACCGGGAGCAGGCCAGGCAGATTCTGCGTGTCACCCTGGAAAAAAACCCGAGATTTCTGGGCATCTGGTCCTGCTGGGAACCGGATGCCTTCGACGGGAAGGACAGAGACTTCGCCGGAACGGAGGATCACGACGCCTCCGGGCGTTTCATCCCTTACTGGTACCGAAATGAGGGCGGGATAGTTTTCGAACCGCTGGCAGATTACGATGTTCCTGGTGAGAACGACTACTACACCATTCCGATGCGGAGAGGCAGGGAGACGATCCTCGAACCGTACGAGGAGGATCAGCTCGGCGGTAAAAAGGTGCTTGTCACCAGCCTCGTCGTTCCCGCCATATCGCAGGGGAAAGCGCTCGGCGTGGTGGGTGTGGACATCCTGATGGATTCCATCCATCCGATCACTTCACAGCTCAAGCTCTACGATACGGGTTTCGGCCGCCTCATCTCCCACGACGGGATTGTCGCCAGCCATAAAGAGCCGGAGAGAGTGGGGGACCTTGCAGGCGAGACGCAGCAGCCTGGCGGAGACGCCTTCCTCAGGCGTATTCAGGCAGGAGAGAGCTGGTTTGGTGAAGAATGGTCGGCTGCGGTGAATTCGATGACTCTCAAGGCCTTCGCTCCGGTGCACATCGGAGATACGGGAACGCCGTGGTCCTTTGGCTCGGTGATACTGGAGGAAGAGGTTATGGCCTCGTCCAGGCGGCTTCTCAGAATCACGGTTCTCCTCGCAGGTATCGGTATCCTGGCTGTCGTCGCGGCCGTCTGGCTGATAGCCCGGTGGATAGCAAAACCGGTGCGGAAAGTCGGTGAGCTGGCAGGACGGGCGCGGCAGGGGGATCTTACCATTCTGCGGGAGGAGTTCGGCATCAGTTCCCGGGATGAAATAGGTGAAATGGCAGACGCCCTTTCCGAAATGATCGCCTCCCAGGCGACGGCGGTTCTGAGCATCCGAAAGGTTGCCGAAGCTGTCTCAGCGATGGCGGAATCTCTTGCTGTCCTCTCCGGGGACACTAACACCTCGGTAGAACAGGTGCGGAGCAGCCTTGAACAGGTCATTGAACTTTCAGAGTCAAACAGCGCCTCTATTGAGGAGACCACAGCGGGAGTCCAGGAGGTCGCAGGCAGTGCCCAGTCCATGTCGAAAGCCGCCGCGGAAGGCTCCGTTGCGGGGGAAAAAGCAGGAAAGACAGCTGTGGCAGCCGGCAGGAAGGTCAACGAGGTTGTCCGTGAACTCGGCATGGCCGGAGAAAAGACCATGACGAACGCCGAGGTGATCGGCAGGCTTGCTGCGGCCGTGAATGACATAGCAGGATTTGTCGGCGTCATTGTCTCTATTGCCGATCAGACGAATCTTCTGGCTCTCAATGCGGCAATAGAAGCTGCACGGGCCGGAGAGGCGGGGCGAGGTTTCGCCGTCGTCGCGGAGGAAGTCCGGAAGCTTGCCGAGGAGTCGAACAAGGCGGCGGGCGAAGTCTCCAAGCTCATCGCTTCCCTGGAAAGCAGCACCCGGGGTGCCGTCGGGGTCACCGAGGAGACGGGAACAATCATGAAAGAAATGATCACCCGGGCACAGCAGGCGGGTACAGAACTACAGGGAGCCCTGGAAGAGATCGATCGTGTTATCAGGGCCATAGCAAGTGTCGCCGCGGCCTCGGAGGAGCAGGCTGCCTCCAGCGGTGAAATGGCCTCTGCCATGGATCAGGTGACACAGGGCACAATGAGAATCTCCGGGTTGATACATAAAATCGCCGACGCCTCGGAGAAGACGGCAAAGGCTTCCGAAGGCGTGTCGAACCAGGCCCGGGAAATGCGTTCGAGAGGAGAGGAACTGCTGTCGCAGATCAGGCACTTCAAAGTCCGCGAGAGCGGATCCGTTGCTGTTCACCGGAACGGCGGGAAACGTCTGCCTGCGGGCCCAGGTGAACGGGTGAGGGGACGAGGCAAGCTTCGTCCTCGCTGA
- the larA gene encoding nickel-dependent lactate racemase: protein MDFQLKRGRGTETFSLEDSRILQVILPPETNLRPCTLRDVEEALDSPVGTPPLLELLQRKQPRKIVLIVNDITRPTPYDLLLPPVLSRFARAGITDDMVTLLVATGIHDPHTDDQNLQVYGEEIVRRFGIVSHAADDLESLVSIGTLSTGAELKINRLVAEADFVLSLGVVMPHYFAGYSGGRKSILPGVAWKETVERNHSRMVELMDALPDLDSNPVNLEMIEAAQMVGVDFILNVVVNEKKDVVKVAAGDVVKAWREAVAVSASLYEVPVEGLADVAVAGACGHPRDINMYQAQKALDHADKATKKGGAIVLVADCPGGYGEAVFEEWMNAASCPEDIVKRIRSDFKMGGHKAFGFAKVAAEKTVYMVTSMDWAEVKKLFAVKVPSVEEALRLFEQERGKDLSYMVLPEGSLTVPVPPRE from the coding sequence ATGGATTTTCAGCTCAAAAGAGGCAGGGGGACCGAGACGTTCTCCCTTGAGGATTCCAGGATCCTCCAGGTGATCCTTCCGCCGGAGACCAACCTGAGGCCCTGCACCCTGCGGGACGTGGAGGAGGCGCTGGACAGCCCTGTGGGGACTCCTCCCCTTCTGGAACTCCTTCAGAGGAAACAGCCACGGAAAATTGTCCTGATCGTCAATGACATAACCCGCCCCACGCCCTACGACCTTCTGCTTCCGCCGGTGCTCTCCCGCTTTGCCCGGGCGGGGATCACCGATGACATGGTCACCCTTCTCGTGGCCACGGGCATCCACGACCCCCACACGGACGACCAGAACCTCCAGGTGTACGGCGAAGAGATCGTCCGGCGGTTCGGGATCGTCTCCCATGCGGCTGACGACCTGGAGAGCCTCGTTTCCATCGGTACCCTCTCCACGGGAGCGGAGCTGAAGATCAACCGGCTGGTGGCGGAGGCCGATTTCGTCCTCTCTCTCGGGGTGGTCATGCCCCACTACTTCGCCGGATATTCGGGCGGCCGGAAGTCCATCCTGCCCGGAGTGGCGTGGAAGGAGACGGTGGAGCGCAACCATTCCCGGATGGTGGAGCTCATGGACGCCCTCCCGGACCTGGACTCCAACCCGGTGAACCTAGAGATGATCGAGGCTGCGCAGATGGTGGGCGTGGATTTCATCCTCAACGTGGTGGTTAACGAGAAGAAGGACGTGGTGAAGGTCGCCGCCGGTGACGTGGTGAAGGCGTGGAGGGAGGCAGTGGCGGTCTCGGCGAGCCTGTACGAGGTTCCCGTGGAGGGGCTTGCGGACGTGGCCGTCGCCGGTGCCTGCGGACACCCCAGGGACATAAACATGTACCAGGCCCAGAAGGCCCTTGACCATGCCGACAAAGCCACGAAGAAGGGCGGCGCCATCGTGCTGGTGGCCGACTGTCCCGGAGGGTACGGCGAGGCCGTGTTCGAGGAGTGGATGAATGCCGCGTCCTGCCCGGAAGATATCGTGAAGCGCATCCGGAGCGATTTCAAGATGGGCGGCCACAAGGCCTTCGGGTTCGCCAAGGTCGCCGCGGAGAAGACGGTCTACATGGTCACGTCCATGGACTGGGCGGAGGTGAAAAAGCTCTTCGCCGTAAAAGTGCCGTCGGTGGAAGAGGCCCTGCGGCTCTTCGAGCAGGAAAGGGGAAAGGACCTCTCCTATATGGTCCTGCCCGAGGGAAGCCTCACTGTCCCGGTCCCGCCCAGGGAGTGA
- a CDS encoding 2-phosphosulfolactate phosphatase: protein MTVKADVVLSPEEILPEADSWLVIDILRATTTMCAFFDGGGKILHPCPSVEDAFLLRDRLAAEGRNPLLMGERNALPPAGFDLGNSPLELLEYGPSRRPEAVMATTNGTRALLKAAASGKPVRPVCARNASAVLDASLKDGGSVGILCAGLHGRAALDDTACAGLLVELLLRRGDAELQDGAVMALDVWRSGGRDMAAILRRSVHGRRILALGFEKDLACAGETDVSRSVAQLEEAETGGPVLRTR from the coding sequence ATGACCGTGAAGGCGGACGTGGTTCTTTCACCGGAGGAGATCCTTCCGGAGGCGGACAGCTGGCTGGTGATCGACATTCTTCGGGCCACGACCACCATGTGCGCCTTCTTCGACGGAGGCGGGAAAATTCTCCATCCGTGCCCCTCTGTAGAGGATGCCTTTCTGCTGCGGGACCGGCTGGCGGCGGAAGGCCGGAATCCTCTCCTGATGGGGGAGCGGAACGCCCTTCCTCCCGCCGGGTTCGACCTGGGAAACTCTCCCCTGGAGCTTCTGGAATACGGCCCCTCCAGGCGGCCGGAGGCCGTCATGGCCACCACCAATGGAACGAGGGCCCTCCTGAAGGCCGCCGCTTCCGGAAAACCGGTGCGGCCGGTATGTGCCCGGAACGCCTCTGCGGTCCTCGATGCCTCCCTGAAGGACGGCGGATCGGTGGGCATTCTCTGCGCCGGGCTCCACGGACGGGCCGCCCTGGATGACACGGCCTGTGCCGGATTGCTCGTGGAGCTCCTCCTGCGGCGAGGGGATGCCGAGCTCCAGGACGGGGCGGTCATGGCCCTGGACGTCTGGCGGTCGGGCGGACGCGACATGGCGGCTATTCTCCGGCGGTCCGTCCACGGCCGGAGAATCCTTGCTCTTGGGTTTGAAAAGGATCTTGCCTGCGCGGGGGAGACCGACGTGTCCCGCTCCGTGGCTCAACTGGAAGAAGCGGAGACCGGGGGCCCGGTTCTCCGGACCAGGTAA
- a CDS encoding gamma-glutamyl-gamma-aminobutyrate hydrolase family protein, which produces MGRPVIGIVGNLLVEQGGFSPGLERSYVNNDYVAAVERAGGIPLMVPVVRGQDVAERQTEHVDALLVSGGYDIDPLLYGEEPHRALEFVYRDTDIFQLRTIKTALAKGRPVLAICKGIQLLNVACGGTIYQDLSEIPDSFVKHSQNRKRSCPSHTVVAEEGSVIAELLGMTFPVNSYHHQAVKDVGRGLKVTSRAMDGVVESLEMEGEPFVVGVQWHPEMMMSGGDEMLPLFLRLVEEAEKFAARP; this is translated from the coding sequence ATGGGCCGACCGGTGATCGGTATTGTGGGGAACCTTCTCGTGGAGCAGGGAGGCTTTTCTCCCGGCTTGGAGAGAAGCTATGTGAACAACGACTATGTGGCCGCCGTGGAGCGTGCCGGGGGCATTCCCCTCATGGTTCCCGTGGTGCGGGGCCAGGATGTGGCGGAGAGGCAGACGGAGCATGTGGATGCCCTTCTCGTTTCGGGAGGATATGACATCGACCCCCTGCTCTACGGCGAAGAGCCTCACCGGGCCCTGGAGTTCGTCTATCGGGACACGGACATTTTCCAGCTCCGCACCATAAAGACGGCCCTGGCGAAGGGCCGGCCAGTTCTGGCCATCTGCAAGGGAATCCAGCTCCTGAACGTGGCCTGCGGCGGCACCATCTACCAGGATCTCTCGGAAATTCCCGATTCTTTCGTGAAGCATTCCCAGAACAGGAAGCGCTCCTGCCCGAGCCACACGGTGGTGGCCGAGGAGGGATCGGTGATCGCCGAACTCCTTGGAATGACCTTCCCGGTGAACAGCTACCATCACCAGGCTGTGAAGGACGTGGGGCGGGGACTGAAGGTCACGTCCCGGGCCATGGACGGCGTGGTGGAATCTCTCGAGATGGAGGGAGAGCCCTTCGTGGTGGGTGTCCAGTGGCACCCGGAGATGATGATGTCCGGAGGGGACGAGATGCTTCCCCTGTTCCTCCGTCTCGTGGAGGAAGCGGAAAAGTTCGCAGCCAGACCATGA
- a CDS encoding AEC family transporter produces MKPILSSFALIASGLLFGYGIRRLFEKGFLGPDERLGLIRSFLQRLVLLGLGPLTFVGALWIVEIREPKIALLALIGAFCHIFGGAAAAAGARLFRMAPPQAGAFFCCGFFTNVGAIGGLVIFLFLGEEGYAMMPLFKLLEELVYYGIGFPVARLYGTGQKTAAGGSLLPRLLRDPFLRVAIGGLLLGTSLNLSGIPRPAVYGSLNRLLIPLSTVLLLASIGMAMRFGKTAAWLKEGLALTALKFLLVPAVCVSLGALAGLGGIAGGLPLKAVLVFSSMPVAFNALVPPSLYGLDLDLANSCFLISVLGLAALLPVLHFALGLM; encoded by the coding sequence ATGAAGCCCATCCTGTCCTCATTCGCCCTGATCGCCTCGGGCCTGCTGTTCGGGTACGGAATCCGCCGTCTTTTCGAAAAGGGCTTCCTCGGCCCCGATGAACGGCTCGGCCTAATCCGGTCCTTTCTGCAGCGCCTCGTGCTGCTGGGCCTCGGACCGCTGACCTTCGTCGGCGCCCTCTGGATCGTGGAGATCCGGGAGCCGAAAATCGCCCTTCTCGCCCTCATCGGGGCCTTCTGCCACATCTTCGGGGGTGCTGCCGCAGCGGCGGGGGCCCGCCTGTTCCGCATGGCCCCGCCCCAGGCGGGAGCCTTCTTCTGCTGCGGCTTCTTCACCAACGTGGGGGCCATCGGAGGGCTGGTGATCTTCCTCTTTCTGGGCGAGGAAGGCTACGCCATGATGCCCCTCTTCAAGCTCCTGGAGGAACTCGTCTATTACGGCATCGGCTTTCCCGTTGCCCGGCTCTACGGCACTGGACAAAAGACGGCCGCGGGAGGCAGCCTTCTTCCCCGCCTTCTCCGGGATCCCTTTCTCAGGGTGGCCATTGGAGGACTGCTCCTCGGAACCTCTCTCAATCTGTCGGGCATTCCGAGGCCTGCAGTCTATGGGTCCCTGAACAGGCTGCTCATACCCCTCAGCACGGTGCTCCTCCTCGCCTCCATCGGCATGGCCATGAGGTTCGGGAAGACTGCGGCCTGGCTGAAGGAAGGCCTCGCCCTCACCGCCCTGAAATTCCTTCTCGTCCCTGCAGTCTGCGTCTCCCTCGGAGCCCTGGCCGGCCTGGGCGGCATTGCCGGAGGGCTTCCGCTAAAGGCCGTCCTCGTCTTTTCATCCATGCCCGTGGCCTTCAACGCCCTCGTTCCGCCGTCGCTTTACGGTCTCGACCTCGACCTGGCGAACAGCTGCTTTCTCATCTCGGTGCTCGGGCTGGCAGCGCTGCTGCCGGTCCTGCACTTCGCCCTTGGCCTGATGTAA
- a CDS encoding OmpA family protein, producing the protein MAFKGRMFAALFLAVLSVQAAFGADLKGGKDSPLLRRYEGSFIVQYEAKEYDSTVIPLGKTVYRDGRYVFTASEKAEGRTTRLLYVAPAGRSALEVFRNYEGELKEKRYDILFSGSKDELGPYDSFAETLYGRDRHYPIPGDERTKNQQFLSARLVRPEGNVYVTVCAFENNFWGSETKMEKGRTYCRVDIVETKPMETKMTVVTSEEMAQGLETSGRIALYGIYFDTDKADIKPESKPALEEMAKLLKAFPDLRGLIVGHTDSTGDREYNMGLSRRRAEAVVKSLRDHYGIAASRLIPAGVGMLAPVASNRTEEGRAKNRRVELVEM; encoded by the coding sequence ATGGCCTTCAAGGGCCGGATGTTCGCAGCGCTGTTCCTGGCGGTTCTCTCAGTGCAGGCGGCTTTCGGGGCCGACCTGAAGGGCGGAAAGGATTCGCCTCTTCTGCGCCGGTACGAGGGATCCTTCATCGTTCAATACGAGGCGAAGGAGTACGACAGCACGGTCATCCCTCTGGGGAAGACGGTCTACCGTGACGGCCGCTATGTCTTCACCGCTTCCGAGAAGGCGGAGGGCAGGACCACGCGGCTTCTGTACGTCGCCCCTGCGGGAAGGAGCGCCCTGGAGGTGTTCCGGAACTACGAGGGGGAGCTGAAGGAAAAGAGGTACGACATTCTCTTCTCCGGTTCGAAGGATGAGCTCGGTCCCTACGACAGCTTCGCCGAGACTTTGTACGGCAGGGACAGGCATTACCCCATCCCCGGGGACGAGCGGACGAAGAACCAGCAGTTCCTCTCGGCCCGTCTTGTCCGCCCGGAGGGAAACGTCTATGTGACGGTGTGCGCCTTTGAAAACAATTTCTGGGGCTCCGAGACGAAAATGGAGAAGGGCCGGACCTACTGCCGGGTGGACATCGTGGAGACGAAGCCCATGGAGACCAAAATGACGGTGGTCACGTCAGAGGAGATGGCCCAGGGACTGGAGACCAGCGGGAGGATCGCCCTCTACGGTATTTACTTCGACACCGACAAGGCTGACATCAAGCCCGAATCGAAGCCCGCCCTGGAGGAAATGGCGAAGCTCCTGAAAGCCTTCCCGGACCTCCGGGGGCTTATCGTGGGCCACACGGACAGCACGGGAGACCGGGAGTACAACATGGGCCTTTCCCGGAGACGGGCGGAGGCGGTGGTGAAATCCCTCCGGGATCACTACGGCATTGCTGCATCGAGGCTCATCCCGGCAGGGGTGGGGATGCTCGCCCCCGTGGCGTCGAACAGGACGGAGGAGGGGCGGGCGAAGAACCGCAGGGTGGAGCTCGTGGAGATGTAG
- the ptsP gene encoding phosphoenolpyruvate--protein phosphotransferase: MKGIGASPGIAIGRAVIHWKEQIDILREFVEEPERELERFRTALEFAGEQIRETYSRVLESVGPGEAAIFRSHGMMLKDPDFVGQIERMILDGSVNAEWAVKQVADSLIQIFESMGNDYMKARSDDVKDISDRVIKLLLQVGGIDLSNLREPSIIVARELTPSDISQMDREMTLGMVSETGGKTSHTAILARTLEIPAVMGVRKLLDEVENDDLMIIDGETGQVFVNPDGETVERYRERLDRYECFRKSLTEVRGMKTVTLDGVEIELEANVASPKDLDDVFKNDGEGVGLYRTEFLYFDSSLLPPEDTQFEQYRDVVVAMTGRPVVIRTLDIGGDKKLDYLSIPEEQNPFLGYRAIRLCLDRQEIFKVQLRAILRASAFGQVRILFPMISSLEELRSAKAILEETKEDLRSLGVPFDESIQSGIMVEVPSAAILSDHFARETDFFSIGTNDLIQYAVAVDRGNEKLSHLYSQYHPAVLRLIKTVLDNGKAAGIRVGMCGESAGDPKLIPILLGMGLTEFSMNPSSILQARWILRNLRKGDLEEAALKALSLGTAEEVEEYCSRLLQTLNLCR, translated from the coding sequence ATGAAAGGAATCGGGGCCTCTCCGGGCATAGCCATTGGCAGGGCAGTCATTCACTGGAAAGAACAGATCGACATCCTCCGGGAGTTCGTCGAGGAGCCGGAGCGGGAGCTCGAACGCTTTCGGACGGCCCTCGAGTTCGCCGGGGAGCAGATCCGGGAGACCTACTCCAGGGTCCTTGAAAGCGTCGGCCCAGGCGAGGCGGCCATCTTCAGGTCCCACGGCATGATGCTGAAGGACCCCGATTTCGTCGGCCAGATCGAGCGCATGATCCTTGACGGCAGTGTCAACGCCGAATGGGCGGTGAAGCAGGTGGCCGACAGCCTCATCCAGATCTTCGAAAGCATGGGGAACGACTATATGAAGGCCCGCTCCGACGACGTAAAGGACATCTCCGACCGGGTGATCAAACTGCTCCTCCAGGTCGGCGGAATCGACCTCTCGAATCTCAGGGAACCCTCCATCATCGTAGCGAGAGAACTCACTCCCTCGGATATCTCCCAGATGGACAGGGAGATGACCCTCGGCATGGTGTCGGAAACGGGAGGCAAGACCTCCCACACTGCCATTCTCGCCAGGACCCTCGAAATTCCCGCCGTCATGGGGGTAAGGAAGCTGCTGGACGAAGTGGAAAATGACGACCTCATGATCATCGACGGCGAAACTGGACAGGTCTTCGTAAACCCCGACGGGGAGACGGTGGAGCGCTACCGGGAGCGGCTGGACCGGTACGAGTGCTTCAGGAAAAGCCTCACCGAAGTCCGGGGGATGAAAACGGTCACCCTTGACGGCGTGGAGATCGAGCTGGAGGCAAACGTGGCCTCCCCGAAGGACCTGGACGACGTCTTCAAGAACGACGGCGAAGGGGTGGGGCTCTACAGGACGGAATTTCTCTATTTCGACAGCTCCCTCCTCCCTCCCGAGGACACCCAGTTCGAGCAGTACAGGGACGTTGTGGTGGCCATGACGGGCCGGCCGGTGGTCATCAGGACCCTCGACATAGGGGGAGACAAGAAGCTGGACTACCTTTCCATCCCCGAAGAGCAGAACCCTTTCCTGGGCTACCGGGCCATCAGGCTCTGCCTGGACCGGCAGGAGATTTTCAAGGTCCAGCTCCGGGCCATTCTCAGGGCCAGCGCCTTCGGGCAGGTCCGCATTCTCTTTCCCATGATCTCGAGCCTCGAGGAGCTCCGCTCCGCAAAAGCCATCCTTGAGGAGACAAAGGAAGACCTCCGCTCCCTGGGAGTACCCTTCGACGAATCCATCCAGTCGGGCATCATGGTGGAGGTGCCGTCGGCAGCCATCCTCTCCGACCATTTCGCCAGGGAAACCGACTTCTTCAGCATCGGGACCAACGACCTCATCCAGTACGCCGTGGCGGTGGACAGGGGGAACGAAAAACTCTCCCACCTGTATTCCCAGTATCACCCCGCGGTGCTCCGCCTTATAAAAACAGTTCTCGACAACGGGAAGGCGGCGGGAATCCGGGTCGGGATGTGCGGCGAATCCGCCGGAGACCCGAAGCTCATCCCCATCCTCCTCGGCATGGGACTCACGGAATTCAGCATGAATCCCTCGTCCATCCTCCAGGCCCGGTGGATCCTCCGGAACCTCAGGAAGGGAGATCTGGAGGAGGCGGCCCTGAAGGCCCTGTCTCTGGGCACGGCAGAAGAGGTGGAGGAATATTGCTCCAGATTGCTCCAGACCCTCAACCTCTGCCGCTGA
- a CDS encoding DUF6922 domain-containing protein: protein MNDAARTERESPPLPEMLRPLFWDAEWSAVDFNRNRTAVIERILNLGNEEQLAWLRRNVSLDEIRAVVASSRRLSRKTARCWQNFFGLREEEMRCFGMFSTNPDNLF, encoded by the coding sequence ATGAACGATGCCGCCCGCACCGAACGGGAATCTCCGCCCCTGCCCGAGATGCTCCGCCCCCTTTTCTGGGATGCGGAATGGTCGGCTGTGGATTTCAACAGGAACAGGACAGCGGTGATCGAACGGATTCTGAACCTCGGAAACGAGGAACAGCTCGCCTGGCTCCGGAGGAATGTATCGCTGGACGAAATCCGGGCCGTGGTGGCTTCGAGCAGGCGGCTGAGCAGAAAGACGGCCCGGTGCTGGCAGAACTTCTTCGGACTCAGGGAGGAGGAAATGCGATGTTTTGGGATGTTCTCGACAAACCCAGACAATCTCTTCTAA
- a CDS encoding nucleotidyl transferase AbiEii/AbiGii toxin family protein codes for MFWDVLDKPRQSLLKSIVATPPIPGAYLAGGTALALQYGHRLSEDFDWFLPESFDPGKLPALLEPFGTVSVAETHAGTFHGWIDGIRVTWLHYPNPLLDPLQQVPDLPGLLLSSPRDTGLMKWAALSDRGARKDFLDLYELALQGVTLEELFLLLPRKFPGRRLNLYHMIKGLSYFDDAEHDPWPVMLRDVSWSALQRYFLSSQTRLLRSLP; via the coding sequence ATGTTTTGGGATGTTCTCGACAAACCCAGACAATCTCTTCTAAAGAGCATCGTCGCCACCCCGCCCATCCCGGGGGCCTACCTTGCGGGAGGAACTGCCCTGGCCTTGCAGTACGGCCACCGGCTGTCAGAGGATTTCGACTGGTTTCTGCCCGAAAGCTTCGACCCCGGGAAACTGCCCGCCCTTCTCGAACCCTTCGGGACAGTCTCCGTGGCGGAGACCCACGCCGGAACTTTCCACGGATGGATCGACGGAATACGGGTGACCTGGCTCCATTACCCCAACCCCCTTCTGGACCCCCTCCAGCAGGTGCCGGACCTTCCCGGACTTCTGCTCTCCTCCCCCCGCGACACGGGGCTCATGAAATGGGCCGCCCTTTCCGACCGGGGCGCCCGGAAGGATTTTCTCGACCTCTACGAACTGGCCCTCCAGGGAGTCACCCTCGAAGAGCTCTTCCTCCTCCTCCCCAGAAAATTCCCCGGACGGCGCCTCAACCTTTACCATATGATCAAGGGACTGAGCTACTTCGACGACGCCGAGCACGACCCCTGGCCCGTCATGCTCAGGGATGTGAGCTGGAGCGCCCTCCAGCGGTATTTCCTCTCCTCCCAGACGAGACTGCTCCGGTCCCTCCCCTGA